One Mesorhizobium sp. L-2-11 genomic region harbors:
- a CDS encoding VOC family protein, which translates to MNDQPQTQPKAKVLGGLTPYLQLDGAFKASEFYQKAFGAEQVFFYPPDEQGRTMHIHLHINGSTLMISDFYPEHGMAPVKPQGFTMQLHLGSDDIDAWWKRAIDAGCQEVMPLQVMFWGDRWGNMRDPFGVEWAMNAPVKAA; encoded by the coding sequence ATGAACGACCAGCCCCAAACCCAGCCTAAAGCGAAAGTCCTCGGCGGATTGACGCCCTACCTTCAGTTGGACGGCGCCTTCAAGGCTTCGGAATTCTATCAGAAGGCCTTCGGTGCCGAGCAGGTCTTCTTCTACCCGCCGGACGAGCAGGGCCGGACGATGCACATCCATCTCCACATCAACGGTTCGACCTTGATGATTTCCGATTTCTATCCCGAGCACGGAATGGCCCCGGTGAAGCCGCAGGGCTTCACCATGCAGCTGCATCTCGGCAGCGACGACATAGACGCCTGGTGGAAGCGTGCCATCGATGCCGGTTGCCAGGAAGTGATGCCGTTGCAAGTGATGTTCTGGGGCGATCGCTGGGGCAACATGCGCGATCCGTTCGGCGTGGAGTGGGCGATGAACGCGCCGGTGAAGGCGGCGTAG
- a CDS encoding branched-chain amino acid aminotransferase — translation MASVPFDQMDGFIWMNGEFVQWVDAKIHVLTHGLHYASAVFEGERAYGGEIFKLTEHSERLHESARLLGFKIPYSVAEIDDACRTLLKKQGFQDAYVRPIAWRGSEQMGVSAQNSRINCAIAIWQWPSYFDPAQKLKGIRLDLAEWRRPDPRTAPSKSKAAGLYMICTMSKHAAEAKGYADAMMLDWRGQVAEATGANIFFVKDGKIHTPTPDCFLDGITRRTVIDLAKDRGFEVIERTIMPEELEDFQQCFLTGTAAEVTPVSEIGPYRFEVGEIAKTLMNDYSAAVQPKQAIAAE, via the coding sequence ATGGCATCCGTTCCCTTTGACCAAATGGACGGCTTTATCTGGATGAACGGCGAGTTCGTCCAATGGGTCGACGCCAAGATCCACGTGCTGACCCATGGCCTGCACTACGCCAGCGCGGTGTTCGAGGGCGAACGCGCCTATGGCGGCGAGATTTTCAAGCTGACCGAACACAGCGAGCGCCTGCACGAATCGGCACGCCTGCTCGGCTTCAAAATTCCCTATTCGGTTGCCGAGATCGACGACGCCTGCCGCACGCTGTTGAAGAAGCAGGGTTTTCAGGATGCCTATGTCCGGCCGATCGCCTGGCGCGGCAGCGAACAGATGGGCGTCTCGGCGCAAAACAGCCGTATCAACTGCGCCATCGCCATCTGGCAGTGGCCGAGCTATTTCGATCCGGCACAGAAGCTGAAGGGCATCCGTCTCGATCTGGCCGAATGGCGCCGCCCCGATCCGCGCACCGCGCCGTCGAAATCGAAGGCTGCCGGCCTCTACATGATCTGCACCATGTCCAAGCATGCCGCCGAAGCCAAGGGCTATGCCGACGCCATGATGCTCGACTGGCGCGGCCAGGTTGCGGAAGCGACCGGCGCGAATATCTTCTTCGTCAAGGACGGCAAGATCCACACACCCACCCCCGATTGCTTTCTCGACGGCATCACCCGCCGTACAGTCATTGATCTTGCCAAGGATCGCGGCTTCGAAGTGATCGAGCGCACCATCATGCCGGAAGAACTCGAAGATTTTCAGCAGTGCTTCCTCACCGGAACGGCGGCCGAGGTGACGCCCGTTTCTGAGATCGGTCCATACCGATTCGAGGTGGGCGAAATCGCCAAGACTCTGATGAACGACTATTCTGCGGCCGTTCAACCCAAGCAGGCGATTGCCGCAGAATAA
- a CDS encoding DUF1428 domain-containing protein — protein sequence MSYVDGFVLAVPKAKLDAYKKMAQMGGIVWKEHGALAYVECIGDDVPYGEVTSFPRAVQAKDDEIVVFSWAVYESRESRDAVMAKVMADERLKGDWSTMPFDGKRMIFGGFQPFVEL from the coding sequence ATGTCCTATGTCGATGGTTTCGTACTTGCCGTGCCCAAGGCGAAGCTCGATGCCTATAAGAAAATGGCACAAATGGGCGGCATCGTCTGGAAAGAGCATGGTGCGCTCGCCTATGTCGAATGCATTGGCGACGACGTGCCCTATGGCGAGGTCACCTCGTTTCCGCGCGCCGTGCAGGCCAAGGATGACGAAATTGTCGTCTTCTCATGGGCCGTCTATGAATCGCGAGAAAGCCGCGATGCGGTCATGGCCAAGGTGATGGCCGATGAGCGGCTGAAAGGCGATTGGTCGACAATGCCATTCGACGGCAAGCGCATGATCTTCGGCGGCTTTCAGCCCTTCGTCGAGCTGTAG
- a CDS encoding Kazal-type serine protease inhibitor family protein, giving the protein MKFLAAIFSRQGFAILLLSPVLAACTAVVVEEDGPGYRPPRPEPQFCTRQYDPVCARRGGDRQTFANACLAERAGYRIISGGQCRDDGGDGEQTFCTREYRPVCARRGSALRTFPNACEARAADYRIVGDRPC; this is encoded by the coding sequence ATGAAATTTCTTGCGGCAATCTTCTCGCGACAGGGTTTTGCCATCCTGTTGCTGTCGCCTGTTCTTGCAGCCTGTACCGCGGTGGTGGTGGAGGAGGACGGACCGGGGTACCGCCCGCCTCGGCCCGAGCCGCAATTTTGCACCAGACAATATGATCCGGTCTGCGCCCGGCGCGGTGGCGACCGCCAGACCTTCGCCAATGCCTGCCTTGCCGAGCGGGCCGGATATCGCATCATCAGCGGCGGCCAGTGCCGCGACGATGGCGGTGATGGAGAGCAGACATTCTGCACGCGCGAATACCGCCCGGTCTGCGCCCGCCGCGGCAGCGCGTTGCGCACCTTCCCCAACGCCTGCGAAGCTCGCGCCGCCGACTATCGCATCGTCGGCGATCGTCCCTGCTGA
- a CDS encoding cold-shock protein: protein MPQTGTVKFFNHAKGFGFITPDDGAKDVFVHISAVQASGLPGLEDGQKVTFDTEPDKRGKGPKAVNLSIS from the coding sequence ATGCCGCAGACCGGCACCGTCAAATTCTTCAATCATGCCAAAGGCTTCGGCTTCATCACGCCGGATGATGGCGCGAAGGATGTCTTCGTCCATATTTCGGCCGTGCAGGCGTCGGGTCTTCCCGGTCTTGAGGATGGGCAGAAGGTAACATTCGACACCGAGCCGGACAAGCGCGGCAAGGGTCCGAAAGCCGTCAACCTGTCGATCAGCTGA
- a CDS encoding tetratricopeptide repeat-containing sulfotransferase family protein, translating into MQQALQLHQAGRRQEAEMLYRQVLAQKPNHAAAAHFLGLLLHQTGRSAEGLDLLEQSVRLQPKNPDFLNNLGTVMRDLGRVGAAVDFFRGAVAIRPDQLAARDNLGSLLKQLGQFEGAEAIFRGTIGRNPFHVRARIGLAETLQEAGRLDEALAVFREALAIRPKDADLLHGLGVGLMEKGRLAEAAEHFRQALAVDPGMARAWLMLTQVKRQQERDAELAGMEAQHAKAPEGSLARMQLSFGLGKANDDLKDYGRAFDYFAEGNAIRRTGIEYDADKTRAEFGTMKAVFDKAFFDKHRPSGIADDTPIFVVGMPRSGTTLVEQIIASHPQVYGAGELGILKTAVGKQFPPGMKGGFPSGIADMPDKAFAEAGQAYLDLLHTRYPGFRHVTDKMPGNFLLVGFIHLMLPKAKIIHCARDAAATCLSIYKVHFRGDSHRYGYDLGELADFHNLYTDIMAHWRTVLPDVVHDVRYEDFVADQEGQTRALIAHLGLPWDDAVLSFHETDRPVRTASAAQVRQPMYQGSVDLWKRYGDRLKPLLDRLA; encoded by the coding sequence GTGCAGCAGGCACTGCAATTGCATCAGGCGGGGCGCCGGCAGGAAGCCGAGATGCTCTACCGGCAGGTGCTGGCGCAAAAGCCCAATCATGCGGCGGCGGCCCATTTCCTCGGTTTGCTGCTGCACCAGACCGGGCGCAGCGCCGAAGGACTTGATCTGCTCGAACAGTCGGTGCGCCTGCAGCCCAAGAATCCAGATTTCCTCAACAATCTCGGCACGGTGATGCGCGACCTCGGCCGTGTCGGTGCAGCCGTCGATTTCTTCCGTGGCGCGGTGGCAATCCGGCCGGACCAACTCGCGGCGCGCGACAATCTCGGCTCCTTGCTGAAGCAACTCGGCCAGTTCGAGGGCGCGGAGGCGATTTTTCGCGGCACCATCGGTCGCAACCCGTTCCATGTTCGCGCCCGCATTGGGCTTGCCGAAACGCTGCAGGAGGCTGGGCGGCTCGACGAGGCGCTCGCCGTCTTCCGCGAAGCATTGGCAATTCGGCCGAAGGACGCCGACCTGCTGCACGGTCTCGGCGTCGGGCTTATGGAGAAGGGCAGGCTCGCAGAGGCAGCAGAGCATTTCCGGCAGGCGCTGGCGGTCGATCCCGGCATGGCAAGGGCCTGGCTGATGCTCACCCAGGTCAAGCGCCAGCAGGAGCGCGACGCCGAGCTTGCCGGGATGGAGGCGCAGCACGCCAAGGCGCCGGAAGGCAGCCTGGCGCGCATGCAGCTTTCGTTCGGCCTCGGCAAAGCCAATGACGATCTGAAGGATTATGGCCGCGCCTTCGATTATTTCGCCGAAGGCAATGCCATCCGCCGCACGGGCATCGAATATGATGCGGACAAGACACGCGCCGAATTCGGAACGATGAAGGCGGTGTTCGACAAGGCCTTCTTCGACAAGCACCGACCGAGCGGCATCGCCGACGACACGCCGATCTTCGTCGTCGGCATGCCGCGCTCCGGCACCACGCTGGTCGAGCAGATCATCGCCAGCCATCCGCAGGTCTATGGCGCGGGCGAGCTCGGCATTTTGAAGACGGCGGTGGGAAAACAGTTTCCGCCTGGTATGAAGGGCGGTTTCCCCAGCGGCATCGCCGACATGCCCGACAAGGCCTTTGCCGAGGCAGGCCAGGCCTATCTGGACCTTCTGCACACCCGCTATCCGGGGTTCCGGCATGTCACCGACAAGATGCCCGGCAATTTCCTTTTGGTCGGCTTCATCCATCTGATGCTGCCCAAGGCCAAGATCATCCATTGCGCGCGCGACGCGGCGGCGACCTGCCTGTCGATCTACAAGGTGCATTTCCGCGGCGACAGCCACCGCTACGGCTACGACCTCGGCGAACTCGCCGATTTCCACAATCTCTACACCGACATCATGGCGCATTGGCGCACCGTTCTGCCCGATGTCGTGCATGATGTGCGCTACGAGGATTTCGTCGCCGATCAGGAAGGGCAGACGCGGGCGCTGATCGCCCATCTCGGCCTGCCATGGGACGATGCGGTGCTGTCGTTCCATGAGACCGACCGGCCGGTGCGCACGGCGTCTGCGGCGCAGGTGCGCCAGCCGATGTACCAGGGCTCGGTCGATCTGTGGAAGCGCTATGGCGACCGGCTCAAGCCACTGCTCGACCGGCTGGCGTAA
- a CDS encoding HigA family addiction module antitoxin, with amino-acid sequence MLHFDTPIHPGEICREEFLVPLRLKPYTLAKKLHVRRTRLERLASETTPVTPDTALRLAKFFGTTPQFWMNMQSSYDLAVEGEAKKAELDAIEQMEAA; translated from the coding sequence ATGTTGCACTTTGACACCCCGATCCATCCCGGAGAGATCTGTCGAGAGGAATTTCTTGTTCCGCTTCGTCTGAAGCCTTACACGCTGGCCAAAAAGCTGCATGTTCGACGCACGCGCCTCGAGCGCCTGGCCAGCGAGACGACACCGGTAACTCCCGACACCGCGCTGCGCCTTGCCAAGTTCTTCGGAACAACGCCGCAGTTCTGGATGAACATGCAATCCAGTTACGATCTCGCGGTAGAGGGCGAAGCCAAGAAGGCCGAACTCGACGCAATCGAGCAGATGGAAGCTGCTTGA
- a CDS encoding MBL fold metallo-hydrolase has product MGQLNAGIVPVTAFQQNCTILFDMDDRQGVVVDPGGDIDKVLAVLKDNAINAGAIWITHGHIDHAGGAMELKEALGIEIIGPHEADRPLLANLEKQAKHYGITDPVRNCVPDRFLGEGDTVSFGQHAFEVLHCPGHAPGHVVYYNRAAKFAHVGDVLFRGSVGRTDLPGGDHAALIASIKDKLLPLGDDIGFICGHGPGGRFGEERRSNPFLI; this is encoded by the coding sequence ATGGGTCAGCTCAACGCCGGCATCGTGCCGGTCACGGCCTTCCAGCAAAACTGCACCATCCTCTTCGACATGGACGACAGGCAAGGCGTTGTCGTCGATCCCGGCGGTGACATCGACAAGGTGCTGGCAGTGCTCAAGGACAATGCGATTAATGCCGGCGCGATCTGGATCACGCATGGTCACATCGACCACGCCGGCGGCGCCATGGAGTTGAAGGAGGCGCTTGGCATCGAGATCATCGGTCCGCACGAGGCCGACCGCCCGTTGCTTGCCAATCTCGAGAAGCAGGCGAAACATTACGGCATCACCGATCCGGTGCGCAACTGCGTGCCCGACCGCTTTCTCGGCGAAGGCGATACCGTCTCGTTCGGCCAGCACGCGTTCGAAGTCCTTCATTGCCCTGGTCACGCGCCCGGCCATGTCGTCTACTATAATCGTGCTGCGAAGTTCGCCCATGTCGGCGACGTGTTGTTCCGCGGTTCGGTCGGGCGCACCGACCTGCCGGGCGGCGACCACGCCGCGCTGATCGCCTCGATCAAGGACAAGCTTCTGCCGCTCGGCGACGACATCGGCTTCATCTGCGGCCATGGTCCCGGCGGTCGCTTCGGCGAGGAGCGCCGGAGCAATCCATTCCTGATTTAA
- a CDS encoding cold-shock protein, whose product MAQTGTVKFFNATKGFGFITPDDGAKDVFVHISAIEASGLRTLVDGQKVTFDVEPDRMGKGPKAVNLRAD is encoded by the coding sequence ATGGCCCAGACCGGCACCGTTAAATTCTTCAACGCTACCAAAGGCTTCGGCTTCATCACGCCAGATGACGGCGCCAAGGATGTGTTCGTCCACATCTCCGCGATCGAGGCTTCGGGCCTGCGCACGCTCGTCGATGGCCAGAAGGTTACGTTCGATGTCGAGCCCGACCGCATGGGCAAGGGACCGAAGGCGGTCAATCTCCGCGCCGACTGA
- a CDS encoding BA14K family protein: protein MNRIFKTAVLSAAIVATTLATLPAASAGDWRHRHHHRGNGDAIAAGVLGLAAGALIVGALNNPQPSYYDPGYDDYGRYPRPAPVRRYYEQPRVVYNDGYAEPWTRGWYEYCSDRYRSFNAHTGTFTGYDGEQHFCTAN, encoded by the coding sequence ATGAATCGAATTTTCAAGACCGCCGTCCTGTCCGCCGCGATTGTTGCAACCACGCTCGCGACCTTGCCGGCGGCCAGCGCTGGTGACTGGCGCCACCGGCACCACCATCGTGGCAATGGCGATGCGATCGCGGCAGGCGTCCTTGGTCTCGCGGCCGGCGCCCTGATCGTTGGTGCGCTCAACAACCCGCAGCCCAGCTATTACGACCCCGGCTATGACGATTATGGTCGCTATCCACGGCCCGCTCCGGTGCGCCGCTACTACGAGCAACCGCGGGTCGTCTACAATGACGGCTATGCCGAGCCGTGGACCCGCGGCTGGTATGAATATTGTTCGGATCGCTATCGGTCTTTCAACGCCCACACCGGCACGTTCACCGGCTATGACGGCGAACAGCATTTCTGCACCGCGAACTGA